From the genome of Desulfovibrio sp. JY:
CCCGGCGGTGAGGGTGTCGGTGAAATGGCGGCGCACCATGGCCGTGGTCTGGGCGGTTTGGCCCTTGTAGGCCTTCTTGTTTTCGTCGGCCACCTTGCCCTTGGCCGTAAACAGGTTCTTGGGGGCCAGGAAGTCGGGCTTTTCAAAAGTGATTTCGCCGAGTTGCTCGATGGCCGAGCCGGTGGCCGCCACGGAGAGCTTTTCGCCGCCGCCGAAGAGGTTGCGGTTTTCCCAGCTGAGGTTCGCTCCGGGGCCTTCGTCGGTTTTGTAATTGACGCCGCCTTTGACGGTGCGATGCTTGCGTTCGATCACCTTGACCTGGATGGGGGCCTGGCCCGAGGCGTCGAGCGCCTCCGCCGGCTCCACCTGGACCATGGCGAACAGGTCGAGGCCGACGAGTTTTTTGCGATAGCGGGCCACGAGGTCCGCGTCGTAGGGCTGGCCTTCCTTCCAGGGTATCTGGGCGGCGAGGTAGGCCGCCTTGATCGAGGTCAGTCCGGAAAAGCGCAGCGGGCCGAAGGTCGCCCGGGGCCCCGGATCGATGGTCCAGACCACGGTCACGTCATGGTTGGCGAAATTGGCCGTGACCTTGCGGTGGCCGATCTTGGCGTAGGGGCGGGCCTGCCGGTGCAGGATATCGGTGATCTTGCCCTCGGCGTCGACCACGGCCTTGGCCAGAAACGGTTCGGGCACGGGCAGGCCGATCTGCTCCGGCGTCGGCAGCGCGGCGTCCCGGCCCGGATGGTCGGGCGGCACGACAAGGGTCACCTTGGCGAGGGTGAAGCGCGGCCCGGCCTTGATGGCGTAGGTCAGGACCGCCGGCGAAACGGTCTGGTCGAGGCTGACGGTGATGGCGGCGGCGAAATAGCCTTCGGACTGAAAGACCTTGGCAAAGGCCGCCTTGTCCTCGCCGGCACGGCGTTCGAGGAGCAGGGCCGAATCGGGCGGGCTCTGGATCAGGCTTTCCGCCTTGGACACCTGCTTTAAAAGCTCGATGACGCGGGGATCGGCGTCGCCGGTGTAGCGCACCACGTAGACCAGACCGCTCTGGGCCGCGCGGGGCGCGGCATACGCGGTCTGCCGGACGCCGGCGCAGACGGCCATGAAGGCGAAAACGGCCCAAAGGGCGGCGAAGGTCCTTGAATGCATGCACTGTCCGATAGGGAGTGTCTCCTTCCTGTAAGCGGCCGACAAGAATAGCCGTAACACGAGCGCAAGCGGCCAAGCAACAGGACGAACGCCGGATCGGGTCGAAAAGGCTCTTTTTTTATTGCCGCGACAACGCCCGGGGACGTTTTTCGCGACGGCCTCCCACGCAGGGCCTTTTGCGGAAGAGGCAGGGCGACTTGACCCTTCGGGAAGCGATAGCATAATAGGGAAAACGGAAAATATCGCGGCACGATCCACGTTTCGAGAACCATGACGGGCAAAGGCTGGTGCAATTTGAACAGCCCCAAGCGTATTTTGGCTATTGACGATGAACGCATCAACCTTCGGGTGATAGGCGGGCTGTTGCGCAATCTCGGCCATGAACCGGTCCTCACGGAATCGTTCACCGAGGCGCTCCAGTACCTGGACTCGAGCATCGATCTGGTGCTGCTCGACGTCATGATGCCCGAAACCGACGGCTTCACCGTGGCCAAAAAGATTCGGGAAATCCCGGAAGTGGCTGATTTGCCCATCATCATGGTCACGGCGCTCACCAGCAAGCAGGATCGGCTCAAGGCCGTGGAGGCCGGCGCCAACGACTTCATCTCCAAGCCCATCGACCTGACCGAGCTGCGGGTGCGCGTGGGTTCGCTTTTAAAGATGAAGGAGTCCCAGGACGAGGTGAAGCGCTACCAGGCCGAACTCGAGGAAATGGTGGCCGTGCGCACCTCGGCCCTCAAGATGGCCCTGGAAAACGTCAAGGAATCCCAGCGCACCATCCTCTCGGCCCACCTGGAGACCATCCACCGCCTGGCCTCCGCCGCCGAATTCAAGGACGAGGAGACCGCCGACCACATCCAGCGCATGAGCCGCTACTGCGCCTTGCTCGCCGGCAAGCTGGACCTGCCCGACGCCGAGGTCGACCTGATTTGGCAGGCCAGCCCCATGCACGACATCGGCAAGATCGGCATCCCCGACAGCATCCTTTTGAAACCGGCCAAGCTCACGCCCGAGGAGTGGGTGGTGATGCAAAAGCACACCATCTTCGGTTCGCGCATCCTGGGCGAGTCCAATTTCGAGCTCTTGCGCGTGGGCGAGA
Proteins encoded in this window:
- a CDS encoding autotransporter assembly complex protein TamA — protein: MHSRTFAALWAVFAFMAVCAGVRQTAYAAPRAAQSGLVYVVRYTGDADPRVIELLKQVSKAESLIQSPPDSALLLERRAGEDKAAFAKVFQSEGYFAAAITVSLDQTVSPAVLTYAIKAGPRFTLAKVTLVVPPDHPGRDAALPTPEQIGLPVPEPFLAKAVVDAEGKITDILHRQARPYAKIGHRKVTANFANHDVTVVWTIDPGPRATFGPLRFSGLTSIKAAYLAAQIPWKEGQPYDADLVARYRKKLVGLDLFAMVQVEPAEALDASGQAPIQVKVIERKHRTVKGGVNYKTDEGPGANLSWENRNLFGGGEKLSVAATGSAIEQLGEITFEKPDFLAPKNLFTAKGKVADENKKAYKGQTAQTTAMVRRHFTDTLTAGAGLGYRASYIEKDESHPWEDGTRYGFIFLPTEATYDTRKDLLDPQQGVLASLACSPYWGTIDHGPNFVRPEFSVASYFKLLEKPGLVLATRVIGGANIGAERNDVSPDLRFYAGGSGSIRGYPYQTVGPLRGNTPVGGGSLFTFSAELRWRVTELIGVVPFLDGGSAFKNALAPYNQPILLGAGLGIRVYTPVGPVRLDVATPVTPRKDIDDIAQFYFSIGQSF
- a CDS encoding response regulator, yielding MTGKGWCNLNSPKRILAIDDERINLRVIGGLLRNLGHEPVLTESFTEALQYLDSSIDLVLLDVMMPETDGFTVAKKIREIPEVADLPIIMVTALTSKQDRLKAVEAGANDFISKPIDLTELRVRVGSLLKMKESQDEVKRYQAELEEMVAVRTSALKMALENVKESQRTILSAHLETIHRLASAAEFKDEETADHIQRMSRYCALLAGKLDLPDAEVDLIWQASPMHDIGKIGIPDSILLKPAKLTPEEWVVMQKHTIFGSRILGESNFELLRVGEIIALSHHEKWDGSGYPKGLVGDDIPLYGRICAVADVFDALTSKRPYKEAFSNEKSLEIMRAGRGSHFDPRVLDVFLGDFASVEKIQREFEM